In Anaerolineales bacterium, a single genomic region encodes these proteins:
- the murJ gene encoding murein biosynthesis integral membrane protein MurJ produces MKSNLVRSFLLVGFLFAADKLIALVRQILIGRTFGVGTQLDAFNAANNLPDMIFALISGGAMAVAVIPVLTETLDREGRQAAWALFSRLANWAFLVTAALAAGLAVFADSFVAHVVVPNFDAEHQALTASLMRLDLFALLVFSISGLVMGSLQAHKHFLLPGLAPILYNCGLIIGVLVLVPAYGIYGLAYGTILGAVMHLAIQIPALRRFQFRWTPSLDLRFPGVLKAAALMGPRILTVAAIQTIFVATDNFASGLGVGAITALAYGWLILQVPETILGSALGTVLLPTLAEQVGRGQEAEFRRTIRRAFASTLAMTLPILALGIPFMEVAVRLVFEGRAFTAEGSAMVAAAARIFLLGLPAHALIETAVRSFYARQDAKTPLAAAFATAILFILLCFLLTPRSGYLGVAIANTCAYSFEAVLLLILLKREAIL; encoded by the coding sequence TTGAAATCCAACCTGGTTCGTTCGTTTCTGCTCGTCGGTTTTCTCTTCGCCGCCGACAAGCTGATTGCGCTTGTCAGGCAGATTCTGATCGGCCGGACGTTTGGAGTCGGCACGCAGCTGGACGCCTTTAACGCCGCGAACAACCTCCCGGACATGATCTTTGCGCTTATTTCCGGCGGCGCGATGGCCGTGGCGGTGATCCCCGTGTTGACAGAGACGCTCGACCGCGAGGGAAGGCAAGCGGCCTGGGCGCTGTTCTCGCGCTTGGCGAACTGGGCGTTCCTGGTCACCGCCGCGCTGGCCGCCGGATTGGCGGTCTTCGCGGATTCGTTTGTCGCGCACGTCGTGGTGCCGAACTTCGACGCCGAACACCAGGCGCTGACCGCCAGCCTGATGCGCCTCGACCTGTTCGCCCTGCTGGTGTTTTCGATCAGCGGATTGGTGATGGGAAGCCTGCAAGCCCACAAGCATTTCCTGCTGCCCGGGCTGGCGCCGATCCTCTACAATTGCGGATTAATCATCGGCGTGCTGGTGCTTGTCCCGGCTTACGGGATTTACGGTTTGGCGTACGGAACGATCCTCGGGGCGGTGATGCATCTGGCGATCCAGATTCCGGCGCTGCGGCGTTTTCAATTCCGGTGGACCCCTTCACTCGACTTGCGCTTTCCGGGTGTGCTCAAGGCCGCCGCATTGATGGGCCCGCGGATTCTGACCGTGGCCGCAATCCAGACGATCTTCGTCGCCACCGACAACTTCGCTTCCGGCCTGGGAGTCGGCGCGATCACGGCGTTGGCATATGGCTGGCTGATCCTGCAGGTGCCTGAAACGATTCTCGGATCCGCGCTGGGGACGGTCCTCCTGCCGACCCTTGCCGAGCAGGTCGGCCGCGGGCAGGAGGCGGAATTCCGCCGGACAATCCGCCGCGCCTTCGCTTCTACGCTGGCAATGACGCTTCCGATCCTCGCCCTCGGAATTCCATTCATGGAAGTTGCCGTCCGGCTGGTTTTCGAAGGCCGGGCTTTTACGGCCGAGGGATCTGCGATGGTGGCCGCCGCGGCGCGCATCTTTCTTCTCGGCCTGCCCGCCCACGCCCTGATCGAAACCGCCGTCCGCTCGTTTTACGCCCGCCAGGATGCGAAGACCCCCCTCGCCGCGGCGTTCGCCACCGCAATATTGTTCATCCTCCTTTGCTTTCTGCTGACGCCCCGGTCCGGCTACTTGGGAGTCGCGATCGCCAACACCTGCGCCTATTCCTTTGAGGCGGTTCTTTTACTGATCCTGCTTAAGCGAGAGGCAATACTTTGA
- a CDS encoding HAD-IA family hydrolase produces MTGCSAPHAVLFDLMGVLLFLRKDWPGEKAVDAVDDMIGGVTDDNAFRTSVRVRFGIGEVEFQKILARIPEKYEAYPPLWNLLPALRKKCKLGIINNGTRLTFPYFDAKFNFSEQFDAVLSSGAEGLRKPEKEIYLRAADRLGVDPGRCLFLDDSKANIQGAERAGMQAVFGGSRDKGFAEFSKRMRV; encoded by the coding sequence TTGACCGGCTGCTCCGCGCCACACGCCGTCCTCTTCGATCTCATGGGCGTGCTTTTGTTCCTGCGGAAGGATTGGCCGGGGGAGAAAGCCGTCGACGCGGTGGACGATATGATCGGCGGGGTGACGGACGACAACGCGTTCCGAACGTCTGTGCGGGTGCGTTTCGGAATCGGGGAAGTGGAATTTCAGAAAATTCTTGCAAGAATACCTGAAAAATATGAAGCCTATCCGCCGCTGTGGAATTTGCTGCCGGCTTTGCGGAAAAAATGTAAATTGGGAATCATCAACAATGGAACGCGGTTGACCTTTCCGTATTTCGACGCCAAATTTAATTTCTCGGAACAATTCGATGCCGTCCTTTCTTCGGGTGCGGAGGGTTTGCGCAAGCCGGAAAAGGAAATCTATCTGCGGGCGGCGGATCGCCTGGGCGTGGATCCGGGCAGGTGTTTATTTCTGGACGATTCCAAAGCCAACATCCAGGGCGCCGAGCGGGCGGGGATGCAGGCGGTTTTTGGGGGGAGCCGGGACAAGGGATTCGCGGAGTTCAGCAAACGGATGAGAGTGTAA
- a CDS encoding protein phosphatase 2C domain-containing protein, which produces MGESTASQSTSKRGRRAIRIGMDQNIGASPKRRSMEDASFAEELRTAGGADLALAVVADGIGGASSGERASNLTVETIVDSVRGSLGEDFPRILETAMEQANRAVYEEAQQDENKRDMGSTAVAVIVHKDRMYLASVGDSRAYLIRENEVIQLTTDHNWGEEMIRMGKLRPQEAGRNPRAALLVRSIGNEPDVQADLGVYWNAREDESSARARQGTPLKPGDHILLCSDGLIKERPDGRGHFVETTEIPPIVSRNPPLQAARTLVSKAMGRNANDNVSAVVLEKPAGSAAAGKACIRWALTLALLSGLAFAGAALLPPLLRSKPETPVPPKDSILIGAVMGEALYKESGQVPSALASGSSMAVKSGAALQTLEGTVQFTLPDSSRVYLDRFSEVSLTRLADPRNGSQNTILTLKQGRLLIVASPPSDFSPSVIAPENLRAQVSGTVMGVAYDSGKARLEMDCLEGVCLIANGGEVLQLTGGERSWADKKNLGPIEGARYELWIALGGGDPAWVMPTATPTATATDTPTASKTYVPIRTTEPPPPGPQQPSATTEPPTAEPTTAEAPPSEPPTSEPTA; this is translated from the coding sequence ATGGGAGAATCCACCGCTTCACAATCCACCTCCAAACGCGGCCGGCGCGCCATCCGGATCGGCATGGACCAGAACATCGGCGCCTCGCCGAAACGGCGCTCGATGGAGGATGCCTCCTTCGCCGAAGAGCTGCGCACCGCCGGCGGTGCGGATCTTGCTTTGGCGGTGGTGGCCGACGGGATCGGCGGCGCATCCTCGGGCGAGCGGGCCTCCAATCTGACGGTGGAGACCATCGTCGATTCCGTGCGCGGTTCCTTGGGCGAGGATTTCCCAAGGATCCTCGAGACGGCGATGGAACAAGCCAACCGCGCGGTGTATGAAGAGGCCCAGCAAGACGAAAACAAGCGCGACATGGGATCCACCGCCGTGGCGGTGATCGTCCACAAAGACCGGATGTACCTCGCCTCCGTGGGCGACAGCCGCGCTTATCTGATCCGCGAAAACGAGGTCATCCAGCTGACGACGGATCATAACTGGGGGGAGGAGATGATCCGCATGGGCAAGCTGCGTCCGCAGGAGGCGGGGCGCAACCCGCGCGCCGCCCTGCTGGTGCGTTCGATCGGGAACGAACCGGACGTGCAGGCCGACCTTGGCGTGTATTGGAACGCGCGCGAGGACGAATCCTCCGCCCGCGCGCGGCAGGGAACGCCGCTTAAGCCGGGCGACCACATCCTTTTGTGCAGCGACGGGTTGATCAAGGAACGGCCGGACGGCCGCGGGCATTTCGTCGAGACGACGGAGATTCCGCCGATCGTTTCCCGCAATCCCCCGCTCCAGGCGGCCCGCACCCTGGTGAGCAAGGCGATGGGGCGCAACGCCAACGACAACGTTTCGGCGGTCGTTCTGGAAAAGCCGGCCGGCTCCGCCGCCGCGGGCAAGGCTTGTATCCGCTGGGCGTTGACACTCGCGTTGCTCTCGGGCCTGGCTTTTGCGGGCGCCGCGTTATTGCCGCCCCTGCTTCGATCCAAACCCGAGACACCCGTGCCGCCGAAGGATTCGATCCTGATCGGGGCGGTTATGGGAGAGGCGCTGTACAAGGAATCCGGCCAGGTGCCGTCAGCCTTGGCGTCGGGGTCCTCAATGGCGGTGAAATCCGGGGCAGCCCTGCAAACCCTCGAAGGAACCGTCCAATTCACCCTTCCGGATTCTTCTCGGGTTTACCTCGACCGGTTCTCCGAGGTTTCGCTAACCCGACTGGCGGACCCGCGGAACGGATCGCAAAACACCATTCTGACCCTCAAACAAGGCCGCCTGCTGATCGTCGCTTCTCCGCCTTCCGATTTTTCTCCTTCGGTGATCGCGCCTGAGAACCTGCGCGCACAGGTGTCCGGCACGGTGATGGGGGTGGCGTACGATTCAGGAAAAGCCCGCCTGGAGATGGACTGCCTGGAAGGCGTCTGCCTGATCGCGAACGGCGGCGAAGTCCTCCAGCTGACCGGCGGCGAGCGTTCCTGGGCGGATAAAAAAAACCTCGGCCCGATCGAGGGCGCGCGCTACGAGCTATGGATTGCGCTCGGCGGCGGGGATCCGGCGTGGGTGATGCCGACTGCGACGCCGACAGCGACCGCTACCGATACGCCGACCGCATCGAAGACCTATGTGCCGATCCGCACAACGGAGCCGCCGCCGCCCGGGCCGCAGCAGCCCAGCGCGACGACGGAACCTCCGACGGCGGAACCGACGACGGCGGAAGCTCCGCCGTCAGAGCCGCCAACTTCGGAACCGACGGCGTAG
- a CDS encoding C39 family peptidase has protein sequence MKIRKIITLALIAIIAVETALLVYQIPAVNERLAWRIDEVRARLRDCFFPHPDTIATADPSRVMMIQSTLTAVKIAEAQSTISPPSASPDAEEDLPTVTPTASRPAIPNAVRLPFEGHEFQGWNNCGPASLSMLLNFWGWDGNQTRIANAVKPNREDKNVMAYELERYIMENSAYGVFLRSAGTLEDVRQLIAAGFPVLLEKGLVVPGRSDLGWMGHYTLVVGYDDSRRAVLTQDSYHGPDYSVDYDALMYDWRTFNYLYLVVYPREREAELAGILGPDADLDHNRLAALDLARLEAGTLKDEAQAFAYFNLGTAHVARLEYVDAAYAYDMARYIGLPWRMLWYQTGPYFAYYYSGRHQDVVDLANATLYVQENLEESWYWRGMARYALGDRPGAIDDWREALVRHPGFAPALEQLTLLGEVA, from the coding sequence ATGAAGATCCGAAAGATCATAACCCTGGCGCTGATCGCGATAATCGCGGTGGAAACGGCGCTGTTGGTTTATCAGATTCCGGCGGTGAACGAACGGCTTGCCTGGCGGATTGACGAGGTGCGCGCCCGGCTTCGGGATTGTTTCTTCCCGCATCCGGATACGATTGCGACGGCCGATCCCTCGCGCGTGATGATGATCCAAAGCACCCTTACCGCGGTTAAAATCGCCGAAGCGCAGTCGACGATTTCGCCACCGTCCGCGTCTCCGGACGCCGAGGAGGATCTGCCGACCGTCACCCCGACCGCTTCCAGGCCGGCGATCCCGAATGCGGTCAGGCTGCCCTTCGAGGGGCACGAATTTCAAGGATGGAACAACTGCGGTCCGGCCAGCCTTTCGATGCTGTTGAATTTTTGGGGCTGGGACGGCAACCAAACCCGGATTGCCAATGCCGTCAAGCCCAACCGGGAAGACAAGAACGTCATGGCGTACGAATTGGAACGCTACATTATGGAGAACTCGGCGTACGGGGTCTTCCTCCGCTCAGCCGGAACGCTGGAGGATGTGCGGCAATTGATCGCGGCCGGATTCCCGGTGCTGCTTGAGAAGGGATTGGTCGTGCCGGGTCGTTCGGATCTGGGATGGATGGGACACTACACCCTGGTGGTGGGCTACGACGACTCGCGGCGGGCGGTTCTGACACAGGATTCCTACCACGGCCCCGATTATTCGGTGGACTACGATGCCCTGATGTACGATTGGCGGACGTTCAACTACCTCTACCTGGTGGTGTATCCGCGGGAGCGGGAGGCGGAGTTGGCGGGCATCCTGGGGCCGGATGCGGATCTCGATCACAACCGTCTGGCAGCATTGGATCTGGCCCGCTTGGAGGCGGGGACCCTGAAGGACGAAGCCCAGGCGTTCGCCTACTTCAACCTCGGAACGGCTCACGTCGCCCGCCTGGAATACGTCGACGCAGCCTACGCCTATGATATGGCGCGCTACATCGGGTTGCCCTGGCGCATGCTGTGGTATCAGACCGGACCCTACTTCGCCTATTATTACTCCGGCCGCCACCAGGACGTGGTCGATCTGGCGAACGCCACCTTGTACGTCCAAGAGAATCTGGAAGAATCCTGGTATTGGAGGGGTATGGCCCGGTATGCGCTGGGGGACCGCCCGGGAGCGATTGACGATTGGCGCGAGGCTTTGGTCCGCCACCCCGGATTCGCCCCCGCGCTCGAACAACTCACCCTGCTTGGAGAGGTCGCTTGA
- a CDS encoding GNAT family N-acetyltransferase: MNDPIPELYRLRKKDIAEASAMLARAFREDPVWNAVFGAEATLVQREAVFSMPVRYCLKYGEVFAASEKLEGMIGWTPGEQAEMTAWRLIRCGGILSGMKIGSVLSSRMGSIFRQLTLDQKEQLQGGRFLYVQILGVEPAHQGKGIGRRLIGELIEAGRRQKRSVYLETETERNVAMYEKYGFRLIRTITLPAFGLPMYEMIRDPL, from the coding sequence ATGAACGATCCGATCCCCGAACTGTACCGGCTGCGGAAGAAAGACATCGCGGAGGCAAGCGCCATGTTGGCAAGAGCCTTCCGGGAGGATCCGGTCTGGAACGCGGTTTTCGGCGCGGAAGCGACCCTTGTTCAAAGGGAGGCGGTCTTCTCCATGCCGGTGCGATACTGCTTGAAATACGGAGAGGTGTTCGCGGCCTCGGAAAAACTTGAAGGGATGATCGGATGGACCCCGGGCGAGCAGGCGGAGATGACGGCCTGGAGACTGATCCGCTGCGGGGGGATCCTTTCCGGCATGAAAATCGGGTCTGTATTATCGAGCCGGATGGGCTCCATCTTCCGCCAGCTCACCCTGGATCAGAAGGAGCAGCTGCAGGGCGGGCGGTTCCTGTACGTTCAGATTCTTGGCGTGGAGCCGGCGCACCAAGGGAAGGGGATCGGTCGGCGGCTGATCGGCGAGCTCATCGAAGCCGGCCGGCGCCAGAAACGGTCTGTCTATTTGGAGACGGAAACCGAGCGCAACGTGGCGATGTACGAAAAATATGGATTCCGGCTTATTCGAACCATCACCCTTCCCGCGTTCGGCCTGCCGATGTACGAGATGATTCGGGATCCGCTGTGA